A single window of Nicotiana tomentosiformis chromosome 1, ASM39032v3, whole genome shotgun sequence DNA harbors:
- the LOC104106796 gene encoding sister chromatid cohesion 1 protein 3-like, translated as MFYSHTFLGRKGPLGTVWCAAHLQKLKKPHYTSTHIPSTVERIMYPDVPIALRMSGHLLFGVVRIYSKQVEYFSDDCKNLQAVLFKAFSSTNVNLPADATHAPYHSITLPETFELDALVFDEDFDLNRFEDTHLKSYEEITLEDQILTREDQYVAILIDEDIAKSLSKSGEVSGSGAMPMETDSDPSNPDGTAAQSLNSSPKNQSGLNRETVHNDIPQDIPEIEIMRDAVRDHSFDHVPLWSDQGNDVMEPDKILEEQIMRDKETTSPIVEEMGGPEGHSIPSQQQQEPPSATSVDAHEFADPQMSFGHQSPDIALRSTPPPEMPKSRGRKRKLLKYDKELVLSNKKMRRDLEDTGDLVRQKNKAPFSCLDIWKQNNRLRKDGILFEPLITGLCDDLCNIYKEDFISAKVKTASPQEDHAEPSYNQSPTSGNDLPMEIERLRDNQGFESTDLLSEILPSPNKFISSPLMSMPSTSRRDDFTPATTTFGTESSQMERTTESEVLPTPDPAAFTGYVGSDMETPSTWYGEGLGVETTVLSDIPEFDNSAGDLSFLEQDDNTPIGLRGTPSSSKQGGTPEFDTLSARTRAVAQYLKGQSPATPILEDTGDLSLNAILEGKKKTICARMFYETLVLENCGLVHANQNEPYGDITLKVTSKLKEQFSS; from the exons ATGTTTTATTCACACACATTCTTGGGACGGAAGGGTCCGTTAGGGACAGTATGGTGCGCAGCACACTTGCAAAAGTTGAAGAAGCCCCATTATACTTCCACTCACATTCCCTCCACTGTTG AGCGCATCATGTATCCTGATGTACCAATTGCACTGCGAATGTCTGGCCACCTTCTGTTTGGAGTTGTTCGGATATACTCAAAGCAAGTTGAATACTTTTCTGATGACTGCAAAAACTTACAAGCTGTGTTATTTAAGGCCTTTTCGTCTACAAATGTCAATCTACCGGCAGATGCCACTCATGCACCATACCACTCCATTACTTTACCAGAAACTTTTGAACTTGATGCCTTAGTTTTTGATGAAGATTTTGACCTGAATAG GTTTGAGGACACTCATCTTAAAAGTTATGAAGAGATAACTTTGGAAG ATCAAATTCTAACGCGTGAAGATCAGTACGTAGCTATTCTCATTGATGAG GACATAGCAAAGAGTTTGTCAAAATCAGGTGAAGTTTCTGGATCAGGTGCCATGCCTATGGAGACAGA TTCTGATCCTTCAAATCCAGATGGAACTGCTGCTCAGTCCCTAAATTCTTCCCCTAAGAATCAGTCAGGACTAAACAGAGAAACTGTTCATAATGACATTCCTCAAGATATTCCAGAAATTGAAATCATGCGTGATGCTGTCCGTGATCATAGTTTTGATCATGTTCCCTTGTGGTCAGACCAAGGGAATGATGTGATGGAACCAGATAAAATTCTGGAGGAACAGATCATGAGAGACAAGGAAACTACCAGCCCAATTGTAGAAGAGATGGGGGGCCCTGAGGGGCATTCTATCCCGTCTCAACAACAGCAAGAACCACCTTCTGCCACTTCAGTGGATGCTCACGAATTTGCTGATCCACAAATGTCATTTG GCCATCAGTCACCTGATATAGCACTTCGATCAACACCCCCTCCTGAGATGCCAAAATCAAGGGGAAGAAAGCGAAAGCTACTCAAATATGATAAGGAATTAGTATTGTCGAATAA AAAGATGAGAAGGGATCTAGAAGATACCGGTGATTTAGTACGCCAGAAAAACAAGGCTCCCTTTTCTTGTCTGGACATCTGGAAACAAAACAATAGACTAAGAAAAGATGGAATTTTATTTGAGCCTTTAATAACTG GATTATGTGATGATCTTTGTAATATCTACAAGGAAGACTTCATTTCAGCAAAAGTCAAGACAGCTTCCCCACAGGAGGATCATGCAGAGCCCAGCTATAACCAATCCCCTACATCTGGGAATGATCTTCCGATGGAAATTGAAAGACTACGTGATAACCAAGGCTTTGAAAGCACTGATTTGTTGTCTGAAATTTTGCCTTCACCAAATAAGTTCATTTCCTCTCCACTAATGTCCATGCCTTCTACAAGCAGAAGAGATGATTTCACTCCTGCTACTACAACTTTTGGGACAGAATCAAGTCAAATGGAAAGAACGACGGAGAGTGAGGTGCTCCCTACGCCCGACCCAGCAGCATTTACTGGGTACGTTGGTTCTGATATGGAGACCCCTTCAACATGGTATGGAGAGGGTCTAGGTGTGGAGACTACCGTTCTGTCTGATATTCCTGAGTTTGACAATTCTGCTGGG GATCTAAGTTTTCTAGAACAAGATGACAACACTCCTATAG GACTTCGAGGAACTCCCTCGTCAAGTAAGCAAGGGGGAACACCAGAGTTTGATACATTATCTGCTAGAACAAG AGCTGTGGCTCAATATTTGAAGGGGCAGTCACCAGCAACCCCCATCTTAGAAGATACTGGAGATCTCAGCTTAAATGCAATTTTAGAAGGCAAAAAGAAAACAATATGTGCTCGAATGTTTTATGAGACTCTG GTGTTGGAGAATTGCGGACTTGTACATGCGAATCAAAATGAACCTTATGGTGATATAACTTTGAAAGTGACTTCCAAACTGAAGGAACAATTTTCAAGCTAA